One window of Nicotiana tomentosiformis chromosome 11, ASM39032v3, whole genome shotgun sequence genomic DNA carries:
- the LOC104115657 gene encoding lysine--tRNA ligase, chloroplastic/mitochondrial, producing MEALQPLKQLIHFASFRSHRFRPPSPFFIVRCCSSSSSSAATAAAVTGRAGGRNRRSNSGTSTSTSDKEAIRAIRINKVEELRSNGLEPYAYKWDRTHTAGQLQEIYKNLGNGEESNSENDYVSVSGRIVARRAFGKLAFLTLRDDSGMIQLYCEKERLVNDQFEQLKTLVDVGDILGANGSIKRTEKGELSVCVNSFSILTKSLLPLPDKYHGLTDVDKRYRQRYVDMIANPEVADTFRKRAKIVSEIRKTVESFGFVEVETPVLQGAAGGAEARPFITYHNSLGRDLYLRIATELHLKRMLVGGFEKVYEIGRIFRNEGISTRHNPEFTTIEMYEAYSDYESMMNMTEEMVTRCALAVNGKLLIDYQGVEICLERPWRRETMHNLVREATGIDFNNFGDDLKAAKEHTRKAIDILGDDLDKGSIEACSSVGHLLNEVFEMIVEPKLLQPTFVLDYPIEISPLAKPHRRHSGLTERFELFICGRELANAFSELTDPLDQRRRLEEQVKQHNEKKAASVLNKAGSEGQENKDDDDDSYEVTLDEDFLTALEYGMPPASGMGLGIDRLVMLLTNSASIRDVIAFPVLKIQQ from the exons ATGGAAGCCCTGCAGCCGTTGAAGCAACTTATCCACTTTGCTTCTTTTAGGTCTCATAGATTTCGACCCCCTTCTCCTTTCTTCATTGTTCGTTGctgctcttcttcttcttcttctgccgCCACTGCAGCTGCAGTTACCGGTAGAGCCGGCGGCCGCAACCGTAGGTCCAATTCCGGCACTTCTACTTCCACTTCCGATAAAGAGGCTATTCGTGCCATACGCATCAACAAG GTGGAAGAGCTGAGAAGCAATGGCTTGGAGCCCTATGCTTACAAGTGGGACCGGACTCACACTGCTGGTCAACTGCAAGAGATTTATAAGAATTTAGGAAATGGTGAAGAGTCGAATAGTGAAAATGATTATGTTTCTGTCTCAGGAAGAATAGTCGCTCGCAGAGCTTTTGGAAAGCTCGCCTTTTTAACTTTAAGAGATGATTCTGGCATGATTCAG CTTTATTGTGAGAAGGAAAGGCTTGTAAATGATCAGTTTGAGCAATTGAAGACGCTTGTTGATGTTGGTGATATATTGGGGGCAAATGGTTCAATCAAGCGCACAGAGAAAG GGGAGCTATCTGTATGTGTGAACTCATTCTCGATTCTCACAAAGTCATTGCTTCCATTGCCGGACAAATATCATGGCTTAACAGATGTAGACAAGCGCTATCGACAGAG GTATGTAGACATGATTGCAAATCCTGAGGTGGCTGATACTTTTCGCAAGAGGGCAAAG ATTGTATCAGAAATACGCAAGACAGTGGAATCTTTTGGCTTTGTGGAAGTTGAAACACCTGTTCTCCAG GGAGCAGCTGGTGGTGCAGAAGCTAGGCCAtttattacatatcataattcTCTTGGAAGGGATCTTTATTTGAGAATTGCAACAGAGCTTCATTTGAAGAGAATGCTG GTTGGGGGATTCGAAAAAGTTTATGAAATTGGCCGTATATTCCGCAATGAAGGCATTTCAACTCGACATAATCCTGAATTCACCACCATAGAG ATGTATGAAGCATACTCGGACTATGAAAGCATGATGAATATGACAGAAGAGATGGTGACACGATGTGCCCTAGCAGTTAATGGGAAACTTTTAATTGATTATCAG GGTGTGGAGATCTGCTTGGAAAGACCTTGGAGGAGGGAGACAATGCATAATCTTGTGAGAGAAGCTACCGGGATTGATTTTAATAACTTTGGTGATGATCTTAAAGCTGCTAAAGAACATACTCGTAAAGCGATTGATATTCTTGGTGATGATCTGGATAAGGGTTCAATTGAAGCATGCTCTTCTGTTGGCCATTTGCTTAATGAG GTCTTTGAGATGATAGTAGAACCAAAGCTTCTACAACCGACTTTTGTCTTGGACTATCCTATTGAAATATCTCCACTGGCCAAACCACATAGAAG GCATTCAGGCTTAACTGAGAGATTCGAGCTATTCATTTGTGGTCGCGAGCTAGCGAATGCCTTCTCAGAATTAACTGATCCTCTGGACCAG AGAAGACGCTTGGAAGAGCAAGTGAAGCAGCATAATGAGAAGAAAGCGGCATCAGTTTTAAATAAGGCTGGTTCAGAGGGACAAGAGAacaaagatgatgatgatgactcGTATGAAGTAACTCTTGACGAAGACTTCCTCACAGCTTTGGAATATGGAATGCCTCCAGCTTCTGGAATG GGACTTGGCATTGACAGGCTAGTAATGCTTCTGACAAACTCTGCAAGCATCCGCGATGTTATTGCTTTCCCAGTCCTCAAGATTCAACAATAG
- the LOC104115658 gene encoding uncharacterized protein: MKESSLMRVLFCKIHCPFICFCKPSAAHLYTSGPLKLESGPHVTPTLVSDQQSVAAEVKEESPLDGNQLPENDLKSCIRKSPNSSKEIGKKRVQWMDNIGKELAEIKEFESSETGDTDTEEETRHCLCIIL, encoded by the exons ATGAAGGAAAGCAGTTTGATGAGGGTTTTGTTCTGCAAAATCCATTGTCCATTTATTTGCTTCTGTAAACCCTCTGCTGCTCATCTTTACACTTCAGGTCCATTGAAACTGGAAAGTGGCCCACATGTCACTCCAACACTTGTTTCTGATCAACAATCTGTTGCTGCTGAGGTCAAAGAAGAGAGTCCTTTAGATGGAAACCAACTTCCTGAAAATGATCTTAAAAGCTGTATTAGGAAAAGCCCTAATTCTTCTAAGGAGATTGGCAAGAAGAGAGTTCAATGGATGGATAACATAGGGAAAGAACTTGCTGAGATCAAGGAGTTTGAATCCAG TGAAACGGGGGATACTGACACTGAAGAGGAGACAAGACATTGTCTATGCATTATTCTTTGA
- the LOC104115660 gene encoding receptor-like protein 46 has translation MTKLCLLLLSLGFLSFFRAAFCCPIDQKQALLKFKSAFLKNAAVNSSSSDGFFSFALEDWNSTSDCCTWDRVICDSKSNSKAVIALYLDSLVSLQSLEPVAVSSSVLAPLFGIKSLMMLILSSNHIKGQIPGEWIASLGNLVHLELMQNNFTGSIPPQVFHLRHLQYLDLSENLLTGVLVPEVGFLQKLRTLKLDDNFLGGNIPVEIGNLSKIQELSLRNNHFSGGFPLSILNLKGLQVLDLRENLFSQQIPTEMGSLSNLSTLALSKNKLTGVIPSSIKNMTKLETLKLDNNMLTGEIPSWLFHMKALKNLFLGKNALKWNNNAKIVPQCMLSGLSLQSCGLVGPIPEWISSQRSIDYLDLSDNKLVGTFPQWLAEMELGTIILSDNNLTGSLLPSLFHSRSLSLLDLSRNRFSGELPENMGNATTIMVLILAENSFSGKIPSSITNIYRLLLLDLSKNRLSGTIPFFDPTSFVAYVDLSFNDFSGDVPLTFSQETRILALGGNNFSGSLKRNLTNFYMLEHLDLHDNRITGEFPNFISEMSTLRSLNLRNNFLQGSVPCSISNLSKLQILDLSHNSFTGSIPSEVGNLVGMIETPSTFSSISFIFTFSIEYTDLIVNWKRSVQGLSSGASIDIYSWLDLSKNHLSGEIPSSIGKLRGLKMLNISYNGLKGKIPATVGNLENLESLDLSHNSLSGPIPQSFTKLQQLTTLDVSNNHLKGKIPVGGQMDTMDDPTYYANNSGLCGFQIQLQCPENKSPQAMEPENESKEPWFAWEAVWIGFPVGFLVSILVIFLTGLFTPKKPTQQRSLLRRHARN, from the coding sequence ATGACTAAACTATGCCTACTGCTTCTTTCACTGGGATTTCTTAGTTTCTTTAGAGCTGCTTTTTGCTGTCCAATTGATCAAAAACAAGCCCTTCTCAAGTTTAAATCTGCATTCCTCAAGAATGCTGCTGTTAATTCATCTTCTTCAGATGGTTTCTTCAGCTTTGCACTAGAGGACTGGAATTCCACCTCCGATTGTTGTACTTGGGATAGAGTCATTTGTGACTCTAAATCAAATTCTAAAGCTGTGATTGCTCTCTATCTGGATTCCCTTGTTTCTCTTCAATCTCTTGAACCTGTTGCGGTCAGTTCTTCTGTTTTGGCACCCCTTTTCGGAATAAAATCTTTGATGATGCTTATCTtgtcctcaaatcacataaaaggCCAAATACCGGGTGAATGGATCGCCAGTCTTGGAAACTTAGTTCATCTTGAGTTGATGCAGAATAACTTTACTGGCTCTATTCCTCCACAAGTTTTTCACTTAAGGCACCTCCAATATCTAGACTTGAGTGAGAATTTGCTTACTGGTGTTTTGGTTCCTGAAGTAGGATTTCTTCAAAAGTTGAGAACATTGAAGCTTGATGACAACTTTCTTGGTGGAAACATTCCCGTGGAGATTGGAAACCTCAGCAAGATTCAAGAATTGTCCCTCAGAAACAACCACTTTTCTGGTGGATTCCCACTTTCTATATTGAACTTGAAGGGATTGCAAGTGTTGGATTTAAGGGAAAATCTATTTTCACAGCAGATTCCAACTGAGATGGGGAGCTTGTCAAATCTGTCTACTTTGGCCTTGAGCAAGAACAAGCTGACTGGTGTCATTCCAAGTTCAATAAAGAACATGACCAAATTGGAGACTCTTAAATTGGATAACAATATGCTTACTGGAGAGATTCCATCTTGGTTATTCCACATGAAGGCTCTGAAAAATCTGTTTCTTGGAAAAAATGCATTGAAATGGAACAACAATGCCAAGATAGTGCCTCAATGCATGTTATCTGGACTGTCCCTTCAGTCTTGCGGCCTTGTAGGACCGATCCCAGAATGGATTTCTTCACAAAGAAGTATTGATTACTTGGATTTGAGTGACAACAAGCTCGTAGGAACTTTCCCTCAGTGGCTTGCAGAAATGGAACTTGGAACTATTATTCTGTCAGATAACAATCTAACAGGTTCTCTCCTTCCTAGTCTCTTCCATTCCAGAAGTCTATCTCTTCTTGACCTTTCAAGAAACAGGTTTTCGGGGGAGCTGCCAGAAAACATGGGTAATGCTACCACGATTATGGTTCTCATATTGGCTGAGAATAGTTTCTCTGGAAAAATTCCGAGCTCCATCACCAATATTTATCGCTTGTTACTGTTGGACTTGTCAAAGAACAGACTTTCTGGCACAATTCCATTTTTTGATCCAACTTCTTTTGTTGCGTATGTTGACTTATCCTTTAATGACTTCTCCGGTGATGTTCCTCTAACCTTTTCACAAGAAACCAGAATTTTAGCCTTAGGGGGAAACAATTTTTCAGGGAGTTTGAAGAGGAACCTGACCAATTTTTACATGCTTGAGCATCTTGATCTTCATGACAACAGAATCACAGGAGAATTCCCAAATTTTATCTCAGAAATGTCCACACTTAGAAGCTTGAATTTGAGGAATAATTTCCTACAAGGTTCAGTTCCTTGTAGCATTTCCAACTTAAGTAAGCTTCAAATACTTGACTTGTCACACAACAGCTTCACTGGAAGTATCCCTTCAGAGGTCGGAAATCTAGTTGGAATGATTGAAACGCCAAGTACGTTCTCATCAATTTCATTCATTTTCACCTTCTCAATTGAATACACTGACCTGATAGTGAACTGGAAGAGGTCAGTACAAGGTCTGTCATCGGGTGCCAGCATCGACATCTACTCTTGGCTGGACTTGTCAAAAAACCATCTTTCTGGTGAAATCCCATCTTCTATAGGCAAACTTAGAGGCCTAAAGATGCTTAACATCTCTTACAATGGCCTTAAAGGCAAAATTCCAGCAACTGTTGGGAATTTAGAGAATCTTGAGAGTTTAGATTTGTCTCACAACAGTCTCTCTGGTCCAATACCGCAATCCTTTACAAAGCTTCAACAACTCACCACTCTGGATGTCAGCAATAACCATCTAAAGGGTAAAATCCCAGTTGGTGGCCAAATGGATACAATGGATGATCCAACTTATTATGCTAATAATAGTGGTCTTTGTGGCTTCCAAATTCAACTGCAGTGTCCTGAAAACAAGTCACCACAAGCAATGGAACCAGAGAATGAGAGCAAAGAGCCATGGTTTGCATGGGAAGCAGTGTGGATAGGATTCCCAGTTGGTTTCCTTGTATCAATTTTAGTCATATTTCTTACTGGACTTTTCACCCCCAAGAAGCCTACACAACAGCGTAGCCTCCTAAGAAGGCACGCTCGGAACTGA